A stretch of Sinorhizobium meliloti DNA encodes these proteins:
- a CDS encoding PLP-dependent aminotransferase family protein encodes MAVDRVDVSWVPALGRAGGPLYLAIADEIAADIAAGRLEDGVRLPPQRALAAALGIDFTTVSRAYNEARRRGLVEGRVGQGTYVTARRRSAVRPSSGGLAGGLLGSLVDMSMNLPPLFDDPALSEKMWADVAALDQRGPELLMRYQPVGGAERDRAAGAAWLKPRLGDLQADRLVVCTGAQGALLASVGMLATKGDRICAEALTYPGLRSLAAHMGIELVSVGIDRNGILPDAFEEACARYKPKALYCNPTLHNPTTATLPLERREAIVAIARRHGVVVIEDDAYGALPANPVPPLAALAPDLVFHIAGLAKCLSPALRIAYLVAPDRSAAVRLEGAIRATVGMTSPLSAAIATRWLEEGTAQAVLAAIRTEAGARQRIAIKGLDGADLLADREGFHLWLKLPSRWSRGEFTAQLRMAGIGVVASDAFAISDPPEAVRLGLGAARTRDELRHSLDVIAGLLAQFPAAHNLIV; translated from the coding sequence ATGGCCGTGGATCGCGTGGACGTTTCCTGGGTGCCGGCCCTCGGCAGGGCGGGAGGCCCGCTGTATCTCGCAATTGCCGACGAGATCGCCGCGGACATCGCGGCGGGCCGGCTGGAGGATGGAGTGCGCCTGCCGCCGCAGCGCGCTCTGGCGGCCGCGCTCGGCATCGACTTTACAACCGTCAGCCGAGCCTACAACGAAGCGCGCCGGCGCGGCCTGGTCGAAGGTCGCGTGGGGCAGGGTACCTATGTCACGGCTCGGCGGAGGAGCGCGGTACGTCCCTCCTCGGGCGGTCTGGCGGGCGGCCTGTTGGGCAGTCTCGTCGACATGAGCATGAACCTGCCGCCGCTCTTCGACGACCCGGCCCTGTCGGAGAAGATGTGGGCGGATGTTGCGGCTCTCGATCAGCGTGGTCCCGAACTGCTGATGCGCTATCAGCCTGTCGGCGGCGCGGAGCGGGACAGGGCTGCGGGTGCGGCCTGGCTCAAGCCGCGGCTCGGCGATCTTCAAGCCGATCGGTTGGTCGTCTGTACAGGAGCGCAAGGGGCTCTGCTTGCGAGCGTCGGGATGCTGGCGACGAAGGGCGACAGGATCTGCGCCGAGGCGCTTACCTATCCCGGCCTCCGCTCACTGGCGGCGCATATGGGTATCGAACTCGTGAGCGTCGGGATCGACCGCAACGGGATATTGCCTGACGCCTTCGAGGAGGCGTGCGCCCGGTACAAGCCGAAGGCTCTTTACTGCAATCCGACCCTTCACAATCCGACGACCGCGACGCTTCCGCTCGAACGCCGCGAGGCGATCGTGGCGATCGCACGCCGCCATGGCGTGGTCGTAATCGAGGACGACGCCTACGGCGCATTGCCCGCGAACCCCGTTCCCCCACTGGCCGCGCTCGCGCCGGACCTCGTCTTTCACATAGCAGGCCTTGCCAAGTGCCTCTCGCCGGCGCTCCGCATCGCCTACCTGGTCGCGCCTGACCGATCGGCGGCCGTCCGCCTCGAAGGGGCGATTCGAGCGACAGTCGGCATGACGTCTCCGCTTTCGGCGGCCATCGCCACGCGCTGGCTGGAGGAGGGAACGGCGCAGGCGGTTCTGGCAGCGATCCGCACGGAAGCCGGCGCGCGCCAGCGGATCGCGATCAAGGGCCTCGATGGTGCCGATCTTCTCGCCGATCGCGAGGGTTTTCATCTTTGGCTGAAGCTGCCTTCCCGGTGGAGCCGCGGCGAGTTCACGGCGCAACTGCGAATGGCCGGGATCGGCGTCGTCGCCAGCGATGCCTTCGCGATCTCCGACCCACCGGAAGCCGTCCGGCTCGGTCTCGGCGCTGCGCGGACACGCGATGAACTGCGGCATAGCCTGGACGTCATCGCCGGTCTGCTCGCTCAGTTTCCAGCGGCCCATAACCTCATCGTTTAA
- a CDS encoding DUF983 domain-containing protein, giving the protein MPDQEWPPLSPLHTGLRGRCPRCGQGHMFDGFLKLRRGCEVCGLDYSFADPADGPAFFVICFACVPSVFLGVWLEVQYNAPLWVHLLVTGPFMLLTCIPPLRPLKGWLVASQYFYKAEEGRVARRAAAAAPESSSETALR; this is encoded by the coding sequence ATGCCGGATCAAGAGTGGCCGCCTCTATCGCCGCTGCATACGGGATTGCGCGGTCGCTGCCCCCGTTGCGGCCAGGGGCATATGTTCGATGGCTTCCTGAAGCTCAGGCGAGGATGCGAAGTCTGCGGGCTGGACTATTCCTTCGCCGATCCCGCGGACGGGCCTGCTTTCTTCGTCATCTGCTTTGCCTGCGTGCCGAGCGTTTTTCTCGGCGTGTGGCTGGAGGTGCAATACAACGCACCCCTTTGGGTCCATCTCCTGGTCACCGGGCCGTTCATGCTCCTGACCTGCATTCCGCCGTTGAGGCCGTTAAAGGGGTGGTTGGTGGCGAGCCAGTATTTCTACAAGGCCGAGGAGGGCAGGGTGGCTCGCCGGGCCGCAGCCGCGGCGCCGGAGAGTTCGAGCGAGACCGCCCTGCGCTGA
- a CDS encoding SDR family oxidoreductase, with the protein MSGRLLVTGAAGQFGKLVLDALLASGKTKPADIIATSRDIAKLADYAAKGVETRAADFDDPASLERAFAGADRILIISTDVLNEPGKRLKQHLAAVEAARKAAVKHILYTSMPQPEASVIPFASDHLGTEEAIKATGIPYTILRNAWYMENLLLSLPHALAAGQWFSSAGDGRISHIGRRDLAAAAASALQSDSAESRTYTLTGTQALTTGEIAALVAKATGKKLEVVHVSDEALAGGLKNAGLPDFFVPILVSFDANTRKGHFDIVTDDTAGLTGRHPIDLASFLEANRAALAH; encoded by the coding sequence ATGTCTGGAAGACTGCTCGTAACCGGCGCCGCCGGCCAGTTCGGCAAACTCGTGCTCGATGCCCTCCTGGCATCCGGCAAGACGAAGCCGGCCGATATTATCGCCACCAGCCGGGACATTGCCAAACTGGCGGACTACGCAGCGAAGGGCGTGGAGACCCGTGCCGCCGATTTCGACGATCCGGCTTCGCTCGAGCGGGCCTTCGCCGGCGCCGACCGAATACTCATCATTTCGACGGATGTTCTCAACGAACCGGGCAAGCGTCTGAAGCAGCACCTTGCCGCCGTCGAGGCGGCCAGGAAGGCGGCGGTGAAGCACATCCTCTATACGTCGATGCCGCAGCCGGAAGCGTCGGTGATCCCTTTCGCGTCCGACCATCTCGGCACCGAAGAAGCCATCAAGGCGACGGGGATTCCCTACACGATTCTGCGTAACGCCTGGTACATGGAAAACCTCCTCCTGTCGCTCCCGCACGCACTCGCGGCAGGACAATGGTTCTCCTCCGCCGGCGATGGCCGTATTTCCCACATCGGGCGCCGTGACCTTGCCGCGGCCGCCGCTTCCGCTCTCCAGTCGGACTCGGCGGAAAGCCGCACTTACACCCTGACCGGAACGCAGGCTCTCACAACCGGCGAGATCGCCGCCCTTGTTGCCAAAGCCACGGGCAAGAAGCTCGAGGTCGTCCATGTCTCTGACGAAGCACTGGCCGGCGGTCTCAAGAATGCGGGTCTGCCGGACTTCTTCGTTCCGATCCTCGTCTCCTTCGACGCCAATACCCGCAAAGGACATTTCGACATCGTAACCGACGACACCGCCGGCCTTACCGGCAGGCACCCCATCGACCTTGCCTCCTTCCTGGAGGCGAATAGGGCGGCGCTCGCCCACTGA
- a CDS encoding winged helix-turn-helix transcriptional regulator translates to MTRASGTLKGERVAVVCGMPVDIDNCPVRDVMDNIGGKWNSLMILSLADGPLRFSQLRRLIPDISQRMLTQTLRDLQRDGYLRRTVYPTQPPSVEYSLTDLGRSFLAVLRVFVDWSLENHQAIRQARAEYDDAQ, encoded by the coding sequence ATGACCAGGGCGTCGGGCACGTTGAAGGGCGAGCGGGTGGCAGTCGTCTGCGGCATGCCTGTGGACATCGACAATTGTCCGGTGCGGGACGTGATGGACAATATCGGCGGTAAGTGGAACTCGCTGATGATTCTGTCGCTCGCCGACGGTCCCTTGCGGTTCTCGCAGCTCAGGCGGCTCATCCCGGACATTTCACAGCGGATGCTGACCCAGACGCTGCGTGACCTGCAGCGTGATGGCTATCTGCGCCGTACCGTTTACCCGACGCAGCCCCCGAGCGTGGAATACAGCCTCACGGATCTCGGCCGCTCATTCCTTGCCGTCCTAAGGGTCTTCGTCGACTGGTCGCTAGAGAACCACCAGGCTATCCGACAGGCACGGGCGGAGTACGACGACGCGCAATAG
- a CDS encoding aspartate/glutamate racemase family protein, translating into MEMRKIGLIGGMSFESSAVYYRLVNEAVRRRRGKLHSAEVLLHSVDFQRIVDLQRAGHWDDAALLLSDVARGLVAGGADCILICSNTMHLIADAVHASVDVPLINIIDETALRLKAAGSRKPLLLATRYTMEQGFYAERMKTHDIDLMVPDADGRTLTHNVIFDELCAGQVLNASRSAVIGLIEKAKAEGADAVILGCTEICLLLDPADLPLPGFDSTAIHAEAAVEFSLRDRQ; encoded by the coding sequence ATGGAAATGCGGAAAATCGGCCTCATCGGCGGCATGAGCTTCGAAAGCTCGGCAGTCTACTATCGCCTGGTCAACGAGGCCGTGCGCAGGCGACGTGGCAAATTACATTCGGCGGAAGTGCTTCTGCATTCCGTCGACTTCCAGCGGATCGTGGACCTGCAGAGAGCCGGCCATTGGGACGACGCCGCCCTGCTTCTCTCCGATGTTGCCCGCGGGCTCGTCGCCGGCGGCGCGGACTGCATCCTGATCTGCAGCAACACAATGCACCTCATTGCCGACGCGGTGCATGCCTCGGTCGACGTCCCGTTGATCAACATCATCGACGAAACGGCACTGCGCCTGAAAGCCGCCGGCAGCCGCAAGCCCCTGTTGCTCGCCACACGCTACACGATGGAACAAGGCTTCTATGCCGAGCGCATGAAGACACATGATATCGACCTGATGGTACCGGATGCCGATGGGCGGACACTGACCCACAACGTGATCTTCGACGAGCTCTGCGCCGGCCAAGTGCTGAACGCCTCGCGCTCGGCAGTGATCGGGCTCATCGAGAAAGCAAAAGCGGAAGGTGCGGACGCCGTCATTCTCGGCTGCACCGAAATCTGCCTCCTTCTCGATCCGGCCGATTTGCCGCTCCCGGGCTTCGATTCCACCGCCATCCACGCCGAGGCGGCGGTCGAATTCTCGCTTCGCGACCGGCAGTAA
- a CDS encoding Lrp/AsnC family transcriptional regulator translates to MLDERDRKLLMLLQQDASVAMGDLAERVSLSLSACSRRIQRLEEAGYVTRRIVVLDRERMGVPTTVFALIKTAHHSDDWIEKFRRAISDIPEIVEAHRLTGNYDYIVKVVLPRVEHYDVVYKQIVRKVELFDVSASISMEVLKSGTAVPVGYAE, encoded by the coding sequence GTGCTTGACGAGAGAGACCGGAAGCTGCTCATGCTTCTGCAGCAGGATGCGAGCGTCGCCATGGGCGACCTTGCCGAGAGGGTGAGTCTTTCGCTTTCCGCCTGCTCGCGGCGCATTCAGCGGCTGGAGGAGGCGGGCTATGTTACCCGGCGCATCGTCGTACTCGACCGGGAAAGGATGGGCGTGCCGACCACGGTTTTTGCGCTGATCAAGACGGCGCATCACTCCGACGACTGGATCGAAAAGTTCCGCAGGGCCATCAGCGACATTCCGGAGATCGTAGAGGCGCACCGGCTGACCGGCAATTACGATTACATCGTCAAGGTGGTTCTGCCGAGGGTCGAACATTACGACGTCGTCTACAAGCAGATCGTGCGGAAGGTGGAGCTTTTCGACGTTTCCGCGTCGATTTCGATGGAAGTCCTGAAAAGTGGTACCGCAGTGCCCGTCGGCTATGCGGAGTAG